In Carassius gibelio isolate Cgi1373 ecotype wild population from Czech Republic chromosome B19, carGib1.2-hapl.c, whole genome shotgun sequence, one DNA window encodes the following:
- the tnfa gene encoding tumor necrosis factor a (TNF superfamily, member 2), translating into MMIDVESQLAEEGAQVTVSRRRSGVWRVCGVLLAVALCAAAAVCFTFNKSQNNQESGNELRLTLRDHLSKENVTSKAAIHLTGAYDPDVCTDNLDWKQNQDQAFVSGGLKLVDREIIIPYDGIYFVYSQVSFHISCKADVTEEHEGVHMSHAVLRFSESYASYKPLFSAIRSACVHATDTEDLWYNTIYLGAAFNLRAGDKLRTDTTTELLPRVESENGKTFFGVFAL; encoded by the exons ATGATGATAGATGTTGAGAGTCAGTTAGCTGAAGAAGGAGCGCAGGTGACGGTGTCGAGGAGGAGGTCCGGTGTCTGGCGGGTGTGTGGGGTCCTGCTGGCTGTGGCCCTGTGTGCCGCCGCCGCTGTCTGCTTCACATTCAACAAG TCTCAGAACAATCAGGAAAGTGGAAATG AGCTGAGGCTCACATTAAGAGACCATCTTTCAAAAGAAAATGTCACTTCCAAGGCCGCGATCCATTTAACAG GTGCATATGACCCTGACGTGTGTACGGACAACCTAGACTGGAAACAGAACCAGGACCAGGCTTTTGTTTCAGGTGGCTTGAAACTAGTGGACAGAGAGATCATCATTCCTTACGACGGCATTTACTTCGTCTACAGTCAGGTGTCTTTCCACATCAGCTGCAAGGCTGACGTGACTGAGGAACACGAGGGCGTGCACATGAGCCACGCAGTGTTGCGCTTCTCGGAGTCCTACGCCAGCTACAAGCCGCTCTTCAGCGCGATCCGCTCGGCCTGCGTGCACGCGACTGACACTGAAGACCTGTGGTACAACACCATTTACCTCGGAGCAGCCTTCAACCTGCGAGCTGGAGACAAACTGCGCACCGACACCACCACAGAACTCCTGCCCCGCGTGGAAAGCGAAAACGGAAAGACCTTCTTTGGGGTGTTTGCTTTATGA